The Desulfotomaculum sp. genome contains a region encoding:
- a CDS encoding ribonuclease G has translation MFKEIVINAGEEETRVAVLEDRVLVEMYIERSFNQRLVGNIFKGRVENVLPGMQAAFVDIGLEKNAFLYIEDALPPRTNGHSADAISNNISSVLKRGQEVVVQIIKAPLGSKGARVTTHITLPGRYLVLMPTTDYIGISRRIDSDKERDRLKELASRIKPENMGLIVRTVAEGVDEAELRGDVNMLLQLWQKINSRIARGPAPVLVHRDLELSHRILRDLFSEDVDRLLVDSRLEYEKIMDLLDITGPHLKHKVLLELRDNIFRDYDLEQELEKALKRKVWLKCGGYIVIDQVEALTVIDVNTGKFVGSVDLEDTVLKTNLDAAVEIARHLRLRNIGGIIIVDFIDMQKDEHRRKVLQVLEDEIKKDKTKTNILGITQLGLVEMTRKKTRPSLSEILQKSCPYCEGRGKVLSEETVGIHFKNHIFELARQTGVDTILVEAHPLVAARLIGAGGVNLRELEQKTGKNMYIRGSQAQHIESVIMRPLHDQAEAKAQILPVRSGQMLEVKVEEAHVSNANDGIARVNGFVLDIEGAGSMIGKTVPVEVSKVYRTYARAKVIGRQVGS, from the coding sequence ATGTTTAAAGAAATAGTAATCAATGCCGGGGAAGAAGAAACAAGAGTGGCAGTTTTGGAAGACCGCGTATTGGTTGAAATGTATATAGAGAGATCTTTTAATCAAAGATTGGTCGGCAACATTTTTAAAGGGCGGGTAGAAAATGTCCTGCCGGGAATGCAGGCTGCTTTTGTTGACATCGGATTGGAAAAAAATGCCTTCTTGTATATAGAGGATGCCCTGCCTCCCCGTACTAACGGGCACTCGGCCGATGCTATATCCAACAATATTTCTTCGGTCTTGAAAAGAGGCCAGGAAGTAGTTGTTCAAATTATTAAGGCTCCTCTGGGAAGCAAGGGAGCCAGAGTTACCACACATATTACCCTGCCCGGCAGGTACCTGGTCCTGATGCCGACAACCGATTATATAGGGATTTCCCGAAGGATTGATTCCGACAAAGAAAGAGACAGGCTAAAAGAATTAGCTTCCCGCATCAAACCCGAAAATATGGGCTTGATCGTGCGCACTGTAGCTGAAGGTGTTGATGAAGCTGAACTGCGCGGCGATGTGAACATGCTGCTTCAACTCTGGCAAAAAATAAATTCCCGGATAGCACGCGGCCCGGCCCCTGTCCTGGTTCACCGCGATTTGGAGCTAAGCCATAGAATTTTAAGAGATTTGTTCAGTGAGGATGTTGACCGGCTGCTGGTAGATTCACGGTTGGAATATGAAAAGATCATGGATCTTCTGGATATAACCGGACCGCACTTGAAACACAAGGTGCTGCTCGAACTTCGCGATAATATCTTTCGTGATTACGATCTCGAGCAGGAGCTTGAAAAAGCCCTTAAAAGAAAGGTCTGGCTTAAATGTGGGGGTTACATAGTCATCGACCAGGTGGAAGCTTTAACTGTAATCGATGTCAATACGGGCAAATTTGTAGGTTCGGTCGATCTGGAAGACACTGTTTTAAAAACCAACCTCGACGCAGCTGTCGAAATTGCCCGGCACCTGCGACTGCGCAACATAGGCGGGATCATTATCGTTGATTTTATAGATATGCAAAAGGATGAACACCGGAGAAAAGTATTGCAGGTTCTTGAAGATGAAATTAAAAAAGATAAAACTAAAACAAATATCCTTGGTATCACCCAGTTAGGCCTCGTAGAGATGACAAGGAAGAAGACGCGTCCAAGTCTTTCCGAGATACTGCAAAAATCTTGTCCGTACTGTGAAGGACGGGGCAAGGTACTCTCTGAAGAAACAGTAGGAATACATTTTAAAAATCACATTTTTGAATTGGCCCGGCAGACCGGTGTGGATACAATCCTTGTGGAAGCGCATCCCCTGGTCGCAGCCCGCCTGATCGGCGCCGGGGGCGTAAACCTGCGTGAGCTTGAGCAAAAGACGGGTAAGAATATGTACATACGCGGTTCGCAAGCCCAGCATATAGAGTCGGTAATCATGAGGCCGCTGCACGATCAGGCGGAAGCCAAGGCCCAAATACTGCCGGTCAGATCCGGACAGATGCTCGAGGTAAAAGTCGAGGAAGCGCATGTTTCCAACGCGAATGACGGAATTGCCCGGGTAAACGGCTTCGTGCTTGATATCGAGGGAGCCGGTTCGATGATCGGCAAAACAGTACCCGTAGAAGTCAGTAAGGTGTACAGGACTTACGCACGGGCTAAAGTGATCGGCAGACAGGTGGGTTCCTAA
- a CDS encoding 16S rRNA (cytosine(1402)-N(4))-methyltransferase, with protein MADPDKEGDQKKLFHTPVMIEEVISSLMLKAGGSYVDCTVGGGGHSRKILELTSPDGHLTGLDRDPFALDYARQCLEEYQDRITLVKSDFVFLPQVLNQLGITSVDGILFDLGVSLAQLDNPERGFSYQFDGPLDMRMDPGDSISAGELVNELSETELADLIRRYGEESWAKRIAAFIVQERKYKTIQTTGELVNIIKKAIPARSRRRGPHPAKRTFQALRIAVNQELDKLGKSLREAVPFLKTGGRICVISFHSLEDRIVKETFKEISSACTCPPDFPYCICEKKACLRIIRPSPITPTNVELEQNPRSRSAKLRVAEKIV; from the coding sequence ATGGCAGATCCTGATAAAGAAGGTGATCAAAAAAAGTTATTCCACACGCCGGTAATGATAGAAGAAGTTATCTCTTCATTGATGTTAAAAGCCGGCGGTTCTTATGTGGATTGTACGGTCGGCGGCGGGGGGCACAGCCGCAAAATTCTGGAACTCACCTCCCCTGACGGCCATTTGACAGGATTGGACAGGGACCCCTTTGCGCTTGATTATGCAAGACAATGCCTTGAAGAATATCAAGACAGGATAACGTTGGTAAAGAGTGATTTTGTTTTTTTGCCGCAGGTGCTCAATCAGCTCGGAATTACTTCTGTAGATGGTATCCTGTTCGACCTGGGAGTAAGTTTAGCCCAACTGGACAACCCGGAACGCGGTTTCAGTTACCAGTTTGACGGCCCTCTGGATATGCGTATGGATCCCGGGGATTCTATCAGTGCCGGAGAACTGGTGAATGAACTTTCGGAAACCGAGTTGGCAGATCTGATCCGGCGATATGGTGAGGAATCCTGGGCCAAAAGAATTGCTGCGTTTATAGTTCAGGAGCGAAAATATAAGACAATACAGACCACCGGAGAACTGGTCAATATTATCAAAAAAGCAATTCCGGCACGCAGCCGCCGCCGCGGCCCGCACCCGGCAAAACGCACTTTTCAGGCCCTGCGTATTGCTGTCAACCAGGAACTGGACAAACTGGGCAAGTCTTTACGGGAGGCAGTTCCTTTCTTGAAAACCGGGGGACGTATTTGCGTTATTTCCTTTCATTCCCTGGAAGATCGCATTGTCAAAGAGACATTCAAGGAAATATCATCAGCCTGTACCTGCCCGCCTGATTTTCCCTACTGCATTTGTGAAAAAAAGGCCTGCCTGCGAATTATAAGGCCTTCACCCATCACGCCAACAAATGTTGAACTCGAGCAAAATCCGCGTTCGCGTAGCGCGAAGCTGCGGGTGGCGGAAAAGATTGTGTAA
- a CDS encoding UDP-N-acetylmuramoyl-L-alanyl-D-glutamate--2,6-diaminopimelate ligase translates to MLFNELIGNQKILASSKNLQVPIWGMAYDSRSVGQGFLFFAIEGFKTDGHLFIEKAIKNGACAVVIQKPVNIPENIAWVRVPDTRSALALLSAKFYGNPTHKLKLIGVTGTNGKTTTTHLLAAIYRSAGDKTGIIGTISNWVGDLELPVDKTTPESLDLQQLFSRMVEQGVKTAFMEVSSHALALRRVVGCRFKTALFTNISQDHLDFHQDMDDYLRTKAILFKMLNSEDKSEQRYAIVNCDDPGAGEILAASKVDVITYGLGEKAMVRATGIEVTSKGVSFLVVTPWGVSKVSLKITGLFNVYNALAALAAGGADGLPLEAMIESLQSVSGVRGRFEKVDRGQDYTVIVDYAHTPDGLEKVLKTAREITSGKLISVFGCGGDRDRGKRPLMGEIAARLCDLAVVTSDNPRTEDPLNIIADVQAGMNGISGADYATIPDRRKAIAYALGRASAGDVVVIAGKGHENYQIIGNRKFPFDDREEVIKVLEKNQSC, encoded by the coding sequence TTGTTGTTCAATGAATTAATAGGAAATCAGAAGATCCTGGCCAGTTCAAAAAACTTACAAGTTCCGATTTGGGGTATGGCCTACGATTCCCGGTCAGTTGGGCAGGGTTTTTTATTTTTTGCCATTGAAGGTTTTAAAACAGACGGGCATTTGTTTATCGAGAAAGCTATCAAGAACGGAGCCTGTGCCGTTGTAATCCAAAAGCCCGTGAACATTCCCGAAAACATAGCCTGGGTCCGGGTTCCGGATACACGCAGCGCCCTGGCTCTGCTTTCAGCAAAATTTTACGGGAATCCGACACACAAACTGAAACTAATCGGAGTTACCGGAACTAACGGTAAAACCACTACCACCCACCTTCTGGCGGCTATCTACAGGTCTGCAGGGGATAAAACAGGGATCATCGGCACTATTTCAAACTGGGTTGGTGATTTGGAACTGCCGGTGGACAAAACTACACCCGAGTCGCTTGATCTGCAGCAGCTCTTTTCCAGGATGGTTGAACAAGGAGTTAAAACTGCGTTTATGGAAGTCAGTTCCCATGCCCTTGCCTTGAGAAGGGTTGTGGGGTGCCGGTTTAAAACTGCCCTGTTTACAAATATAAGCCAGGACCACCTGGATTTTCACCAGGATATGGACGATTACCTGCGGACAAAGGCAATTCTCTTTAAAATGCTCAACTCGGAGGATAAAAGCGAACAAAGGTATGCCATAGTTAATTGTGATGATCCGGGGGCCGGGGAAATTTTAGCTGCCAGCAAGGTAGACGTAATCACCTATGGCCTTGGGGAAAAAGCAATGGTTAGGGCTACCGGTATAGAAGTAACATCAAAGGGGGTATCATTTTTAGTTGTTACACCCTGGGGCGTATCAAAGGTATCCTTAAAAATAACGGGTCTGTTCAATGTTTACAACGCCCTTGCCGCTCTTGCGGCGGGAGGAGCGGACGGACTGCCGCTGGAAGCGATGATTGAATCCCTGCAGTCTGTTTCCGGAGTCCGGGGGCGATTTGAGAAGGTTGACAGGGGCCAGGACTATACGGTTATAGTAGATTATGCGCACACGCCTGACGGCCTTGAGAAAGTTCTTAAAACGGCCAGGGAAATTACTTCAGGGAAACTTATTTCTGTATTTGGCTGCGGAGGTGACCGCGACCGGGGCAAAAGGCCGTTGATGGGCGAAATAGCCGCCCGTCTCTGCGATCTTGCGGTTGTTACTTCTGACAACCCGCGTACTGAAGATCCCCTGAATATAATCGCTGATGTCCAGGCGGGCATGAACGGAATCAGCGGAGCAGATTATGCAACCATACCTGATCGGAGGAAGGCAATAGCCTATGCGCTGGGCCGGGCATCCGCAGGCGATGTGGTTGTTATTGCGGGGAAAGGCCATGAAAATTATCAGATTATCGGCAACCGGAAATTTCCCTTTGATGACCGTGAGGAGGTAATCAAGGTTCTTGAAAAAAATCAAAGCTGCTGA
- a CDS encoding cell division/cell wall cluster transcriptional repressor MraZ, which produces MFMGEYQHTIDDKGRLFIPARFRDSLGIKFVLTKGLDSCLFAYPPQEWTILEEKMRLMPFTSADVRAFVRFFFGGASECLVDRQGRILVPNNLRKHAALEKEAVIIGVSSRVEIWSRDNWEKYNSGNADLVEQIAEKIGGFGIVV; this is translated from the coding sequence ATGTTTATGGGTGAATACCAGCATACCATAGACGATAAGGGGAGGCTTTTTATCCCTGCCCGCTTTCGCGACAGCCTGGGTATTAAGTTTGTTTTAACCAAAGGCCTGGATAGTTGTTTATTTGCCTACCCCCCCCAGGAGTGGACAATACTTGAAGAGAAAATGCGTCTCATGCCCTTTACCAGTGCGGATGTCCGGGCCTTTGTTCGTTTTTTCTTTGGTGGCGCCAGTGAATGTTTAGTTGACAGACAGGGAAGAATATTAGTTCCTAATAATCTCAGAAAACATGCGGCTCTAGAGAAAGAAGCCGTTATTATTGGAGTATCCTCACGGGTTGAAATCTGGTCAAGAGATAATTGGGAAAAATATAACAGCGGAAATGCTGATTTGGTTGAACAAATAGCTGAGAAAATCGGGGGTTTTGGTATTGTTGTCTGA
- a CDS encoding stage V sporulation protein D, with product MAPNTVLIRKRLTIVLLLSGLALFCLVGRLSWIQFVWGKDLENKALEVRMRDIPVEAKRGNIYDRNGRILVSSVSVDSVYAIPSLIREPQKTAETLSPVLKEDVPFLYRVLTRPSCFEWLGRKLDLKTAQKIKSLNLSGVFLLEESKRFYPLQTIAPHLLGFTGIDNQGLTGIEKSYDDQLKGTTGRIIVEQDAIGQDVPEPLHKYLPPKQGSSLVLTIDETIQQFVERELDKIVLRYQPKLAVIVVMDPGTGEILAIGNRPTFNSNKWEITPAYIWDRNPAIWYNYEPGSTFKIVTMAAGFGAEVVKRTDPFFCPGYVRVADRIINCWLDGGHGSQTFEEVAANSCNVGFVELGLRLGVKNFYKYINDFGFGEPTGINLPGEETGLLIPEKDATNLNVATMAIGQSIAVTPIQLVSAVAAIANGGALLRPQVVREIRNSSGNLAKGFKPEVIRRVVTEEEARQVRELLEHVVTKGTGKNAFIDGYRVAGKTGTAQVVGENGGYVSGRYVSSFAGFAPSDKPRLACLVMVAEPQGGIYYGSQVAAPVFQAVVRDSLHYLRVPETPDIKKPPNPFIYEEPRIKVKAPNVINYPVNEGIKMLSGSGLTYQLNGRGNIIYGQMPAPGVEVYNGVKVVLNLKPLEESGGAGYVTMPNLKGLTMGEVAELLRNLDLNLEFKGTGIVESQEQLPGKKVKRGSTVRVNFAPPGLITFEEQPEEAPAASESIGGNTFIERP from the coding sequence ATGGCGCCAAATACTGTGCTTATCCGTAAAAGGCTGACTATTGTCCTGCTCTTATCGGGTTTGGCTCTGTTCTGCCTGGTCGGTCGTTTATCCTGGATTCAATTTGTCTGGGGCAAAGACCTGGAGAACAAAGCCCTTGAGGTCCGCATGCGGGATATTCCCGTTGAGGCCAAGCGGGGCAATATATATGACCGCAACGGCAGAATATTGGTCAGCAGCGTAAGTGTCGATTCTGTCTATGCTATCCCCAGTTTGATCAGGGAACCTCAGAAAACTGCTGAAACACTTTCCCCTGTTCTGAAAGAAGACGTTCCGTTTCTTTACCGTGTGCTTACCCGTCCTTCCTGTTTTGAATGGCTTGGGCGCAAACTTGACTTGAAGACAGCGCAAAAAATAAAAAGTTTGAATCTAAGTGGTGTTTTTTTACTGGAGGAGAGTAAGCGTTTCTATCCACTGCAGACTATTGCGCCGCATCTTTTGGGTTTTACCGGTATTGACAACCAGGGCCTGACCGGAATTGAGAAAAGCTATGATGACCAATTAAAAGGTACCACCGGACGCATAATTGTCGAACAGGATGCCATCGGTCAGGATGTACCGGAACCCTTGCACAAGTACCTGCCGCCCAAACAGGGCTCCAGCCTGGTCCTGACCATCGATGAAACAATCCAGCAGTTCGTAGAGCGTGAACTTGATAAAATTGTTCTGAGATACCAACCGAAACTGGCGGTAATAGTTGTAATGGATCCCGGGACGGGTGAAATTTTGGCCATTGGCAACCGGCCTACATTCAATTCAAATAAATGGGAAATAACACCAGCCTATATTTGGGACAGAAACCCTGCTATTTGGTATAATTATGAACCCGGTTCAACTTTTAAGATCGTTACAATGGCGGCTGGATTCGGCGCTGAAGTTGTTAAGCGCACCGATCCTTTCTTCTGTCCCGGCTATGTAAGGGTTGCCGACCGGATAATCAATTGCTGGCTCGACGGCGGGCACGGCAGCCAGACATTTGAGGAAGTGGCTGCAAATTCCTGTAATGTCGGATTTGTTGAACTCGGACTGCGCCTGGGTGTCAAAAATTTTTACAAGTATATTAATGACTTTGGTTTTGGAGAACCTACCGGCATCAATCTGCCGGGAGAAGAAACAGGTCTGTTAATTCCTGAAAAGGATGCTACAAATTTGAATGTCGCGACTATGGCAATTGGGCAGTCAATTGCGGTAACACCCATTCAGCTTGTCTCCGCTGTAGCGGCCATAGCAAATGGCGGCGCCCTGTTGCGTCCGCAGGTAGTCAGGGAAATCCGGAATAGTTCCGGGAATCTTGCTAAAGGCTTCAAGCCGGAAGTGATCAGACGTGTTGTTACGGAGGAGGAGGCCCGTCAGGTACGTGAGCTTTTAGAGCACGTCGTCACAAAAGGCACCGGAAAAAATGCCTTCATTGACGGTTACCGGGTTGCCGGCAAAACAGGCACGGCTCAGGTAGTAGGTGAAAACGGCGGTTATGTTTCAGGCAGGTATGTGTCTTCTTTTGCAGGATTTGCTCCTTCCGACAAGCCCCGTCTGGCTTGTTTGGTGATGGTTGCCGAACCGCAGGGAGGTATTTATTACGGCTCCCAAGTAGCCGCTCCTGTTTTTCAAGCTGTAGTACGCGATTCTTTGCACTATTTACGTGTCCCTGAAACGCCCGATATCAAGAAGCCGCCCAATCCCTTTATTTATGAGGAACCGCGCATTAAGGTCAAGGCGCCCAATGTAATCAATTATCCCGTTAACGAAGGTATAAAGATGCTTTCCGGCAGCGGTCTTACTTACCAGTTGAACGGCCGGGGAAATATCATTTACGGGCAGATGCCTGCTCCGGGTGTGGAGGTTTATAACGGCGTCAAGGTCGTCTTAAACTTAAAACCCCTGGAGGAAAGCGGCGGCGCCGGTTATGTAACCATGCCCAACTTAAAAGGCTTGACTATGGGTGAAGTTGCGGAACTGCTTAGAAACCTTGATTTAAACCTGGAATTTAAAGGTACGGGAATTGTTGAATCGCAAGAACAACTGCCGGGGAAAAAAGTGAAGCGGGGTTCTACGGTGAGGGTTAATTTTGCGCCTCCGGGCTTGATAACCTTTGAGGAACAGCCTGAAGAAGCGCCTGCCGCATCTGAAAGTATAGGCGGTAATACATTTATTGAAAGGCCTTAA
- a CDS encoding TIGR03960 family B12-binding radical SAM protein — protein MPGANYILNRVQKPARYVGGEWNIVRKNWESVSVKVAFAFPDTYEVGMSYLGLQILYYVVNSRRDALMERVFAPWIDMEKEMRERRIPLFSLESQKPVSDFDILAFTLQYEMTFTNVINMLDLAGLPLHADQRTDKHPLVIAGGPCAFNPEPLSDFIDLFVIGEGEEVLSELLDLWIDLEGKANRERFLVEASRIPGIYVPSLYEVSYKDGKIQSTKPILGEIPVAVTKRVVRNFDKVAFPDRPIVPTTEIIHDRIMLEIARGCTRGCRFCQAGMIYRPVREKSPVTLVSQARKLVANTGYGEISLTSLSASDYSCITDVVRQLLDELQGRKTSISLPSLRVDAFSIELAKEIQRTRRAGLTFAPEAGTQRLRDTINKGVTEEDLLTAVSAAFDAGWSALKLYFMIGLPTEKMEDIEGITLLSRRVLEKGLSMGVSPGRAKVTVSVSSFVPKAHTPFQWEPQAAQDYLIDMQKTLKKSLKEKSLVFHWHDPRVSFIEAVVARGDRRLGKALEKAWSLGCRFDGWSECFNNHLWQKAFELTGIEPESYAYKKYAYEDLLPWDHIHTGVSKKYLIREHQRAMSAEVTPDCRAGNCPGCGLCAEFLTEPELYGGRKIAEIQDVV, from the coding sequence ATTCCTGGAGCAAATTATATTTTAAACAGAGTTCAAAAACCCGCCAGGTACGTTGGTGGAGAATGGAATATCGTAAGGAAAAACTGGGAGTCGGTTTCTGTTAAAGTCGCCTTTGCTTTTCCGGATACATATGAAGTGGGGATGTCTTACCTCGGCCTGCAGATACTTTATTATGTGGTGAACAGCAGACGTGACGCCTTGATGGAGCGCGTCTTTGCACCCTGGATAGATATGGAGAAGGAAATGCGTGAGCGGAGGATTCCTTTATTCAGCCTGGAATCACAAAAGCCGGTCAGTGATTTTGATATTCTTGCTTTTACCTTGCAGTACGAAATGACTTTTACAAATGTTATAAATATGCTGGATCTTGCCGGTCTTCCCCTTCATGCAGACCAACGTACCGATAAACACCCGCTGGTTATTGCGGGTGGGCCCTGTGCCTTCAATCCGGAGCCGCTTTCCGATTTTATTGATCTCTTTGTGATTGGAGAAGGGGAAGAAGTTTTATCAGAGTTATTGGATCTCTGGATTGACCTGGAAGGAAAAGCAAACCGGGAGCGCTTCCTGGTTGAAGCATCCAGGATACCTGGTATTTACGTTCCTTCCCTATATGAAGTAAGCTATAAAGATGGAAAAATCCAGTCGACTAAACCGATTCTCGGGGAAATCCCCGTTGCAGTTACAAAAAGAGTCGTCAGGAACTTTGACAAGGTTGCTTTTCCTGACAGACCAATCGTGCCTACGACGGAAATAATACACGACAGGATAATGCTTGAAATTGCAAGAGGCTGCACAAGGGGCTGCCGTTTTTGCCAGGCCGGCATGATTTACCGTCCGGTGCGGGAAAAATCCCCTGTAACACTAGTTTCACAAGCCAGAAAATTAGTTGCCAACACGGGTTATGGAGAAATTTCCCTGACTTCCTTAAGCGCATCCGATTATTCATGTATTACCGACGTTGTGCGTCAGCTTCTTGACGAACTGCAGGGTAGGAAAACAAGCATATCTTTACCTTCCCTGCGCGTTGACGCTTTTTCCATTGAGCTCGCCAAGGAAATTCAACGAACGCGCCGGGCGGGATTGACATTTGCCCCGGAGGCCGGGACACAGCGTTTGAGAGATACAATCAATAAAGGAGTTACTGAAGAAGATTTATTGACTGCGGTTTCCGCTGCTTTTGACGCCGGCTGGTCTGCTTTGAAACTTTATTTTATGATCGGCCTGCCAACAGAAAAAATGGAGGACATAGAGGGAATAACTCTTCTGTCACGCCGGGTGTTGGAAAAGGGGCTCAGTATGGGAGTCTCTCCCGGCAGAGCAAAGGTTACGGTCAGCGTTTCCTCATTTGTTCCCAAAGCGCATACCCCTTTTCAGTGGGAGCCGCAGGCAGCGCAGGATTATTTAATTGATATGCAAAAAACGCTCAAAAAATCGCTTAAAGAGAAATCGCTGGTTTTTCACTGGCACGACCCCAGGGTAAGTTTTATTGAGGCGGTAGTTGCCCGGGGAGACAGGCGCCTGGGCAAAGCGCTTGAAAAGGCCTGGTCCCTGGGCTGCCGTTTTGACGGATGGTCTGAGTGTTTTAATAATCATCTCTGGCAAAAGGCGTTTGAATTGACAGGCATAGAACCCGAATCTTACGCCTATAAAAAATACGCTTATGAAGATTTGTTGCCCTGGGACCACATTCATACAGGAGTAAGCAAAAAATATCTGATCAGGGAACATCAAAGAGCTATGTCTGCAGAAGTTACTCCTGACTGCCGGGCGGGAAATTGCCCCGGTTGTGGTTTATGCGCAGAATTTCTTACGGAACCTGAATTGTATGGGGGTAGAAAGATTGCCGAGATACAGGATGTTGTATAG
- a CDS encoding diguanylate phosphodiesterase: MEVLLARQPIFDKNQNVFAYELLYRSGAGNFYDCDDGDKATLEVITSSLLLIGYEKLTRGKRAFINFTKNLLEGEVATYLPKETTVIEILENVEPDTTTIQACRKLKDMGFVLALDDFLYNEKYKPLIDLAEFIKVDFLTTDLSSRKKIINTIGKHKKFLAEKVETYDEFTQAREMGYTYFQGYFFSKPMIVKSKDIPSYKMNYFQLMRTVNKPEFDLDSVEKLIRNDVALSYKLLTFINSAVFYLKSEIRSIKHALTLLGRKGTVKWISLIALKMIGEDKPSELIITALCRATFCELLSAKIGFKDRSSEFFLLGMFSLIDAFLDQPLENILPDLPISEESKEALLGHDSPYRDPYDLMIAYEKGDWDCFHNLAVKLNLDEKEVVNFYINSMDMANKIFF; this comes from the coding sequence ATGGAAGTCCTTCTGGCCAGGCAGCCAATTTTTGATAAAAATCAAAACGTTTTTGCATATGAACTGCTTTACAGATCAGGCGCAGGGAATTTTTATGACTGCGATGACGGGGATAAGGCAACCCTGGAGGTAATTACATCCAGTTTACTTTTAATAGGTTATGAAAAACTCACCAGGGGCAAAAGAGCTTTTATCAATTTTACAAAAAATTTGTTGGAAGGCGAGGTTGCCACATACCTTCCCAAAGAAACGACTGTGATAGAAATACTTGAAAACGTTGAGCCGGATACTACAACAATTCAGGCTTGCAGAAAGTTGAAAGATATGGGATTCGTCCTTGCCCTGGATGATTTTTTATACAATGAGAAGTATAAACCCTTAATCGACCTGGCTGAATTTATCAAGGTGGATTTTTTAACTACAGATCTCTCATCAAGAAAAAAAATCATCAACACAATTGGCAAACACAAAAAATTCTTGGCCGAAAAAGTTGAGACTTACGATGAATTTACTCAAGCCCGGGAAATGGGTTATACATACTTTCAGGGTTATTTCTTCAGCAAGCCCATGATAGTAAAGAGTAAAGATATCCCTTCCTATAAAATGAACTATTTCCAGCTCATGAGAACTGTCAATAAGCCAGAATTTGATCTTGACAGTGTTGAAAAATTGATTAGAAATGATGTTGCCCTGTCATATAAGCTCTTAACGTTTATAAATTCGGCTGTTTTTTATTTAAAATCAGAGATCCGGTCGATAAAACACGCCCTTACTCTGCTGGGCAGAAAGGGGACTGTTAAATGGATTTCTTTAATTGCCTTAAAAATGATCGGAGAGGACAAGCCTAGCGAACTAATTATTACAGCCCTTTGCCGGGCTACATTCTGCGAATTGCTTTCTGCCAAGATTGGCTTTAAAGACAGAAGCTCAGAGTTTTTCCTGCTGGGCATGTTTTCTTTGATAGATGCCTTTTTAGATCAGCCACTGGAAAACATTTTGCCGGATCTGCCCATCAGTGAAGAATCGAAAGAAGCGCTGTTAGGCCACGACAGTCCATATAGAGATCCCTACGACCTGATGATAGCCTACGAAAAAGGAGATTGGGATTGTTTTCATAACTTGGCCGTCAAATTAAATCTTGACGAAAAAGAAGTTGTGAATTTTTATATTAATTCCATGGATATGGCCAATAAGATATTCTTTTAA